One part of the Bicyclus anynana chromosome 8, ilBicAnyn1.1, whole genome shotgun sequence genome encodes these proteins:
- the LOC112050084 gene encoding aldo-keto reductase AKR2E4, with protein sequence MPAKVKNVKFNNGQEMPMVGLGTYARKAEPGQFRQAVEWAIDLGYRHIDSAAVYKNEVEVGEAIANKIEEGLVKREDLFVTSKLWNDCHARDVVVETLMESLRKLKLDYVDLYLIHWPISVTADGVDTAISYLETWKGMEKTVELGLAKSIGVSNFNEKQIQEIYDNAVIKPVVNQVEINPTLTQNSLVNLCKQLSIIPVAYTPLGLISEARPEFAGIDVIKTDPKLGELATKYGKTRAQIALRYLIQRGIPVIPKSFTKSRIEENINVFDFELTDKEMEVVDGYNLNHHCVPGKGFEKYTYYPF encoded by the exons CGTAAGGCAGAACCGGGTCAGTTCCGGCAAGCAGTGGAATGGGCCATTGATTTAGGTTACAGGCATATAGATTCAGCAGCTGTGTACAAAAACGAGGTGGAAGTTGGGGAAGCAATTGCCAATAAGATTGAGGAGGGACTGGTAAAAAGGGAggatttatttgtaactagtaag CTGTGGAATGACTGTCATGCCCGAGATGTTGTAGTCGAAACTCTGATGGAATCACTAAGGAAACTCAAGTTGGACTACGTTGATTTGTATTTAATACACTGGCCAATTTCAGTCACT GCAGACGGCGTAGACACGGCAATTAGCTATTTGGAAACATGGAAAGGAATGGAGAAAACTGTAGAATTGGGCCTCGCTAAATCTATAGGAGTTTCCAATTTTAACGAGAAACAAATTCAAGAAATATATGATAATGCTGTAATCAAACCTGTAGTTAATCAAGTTGAG ataaATCCAACCCTAACCCAGAATTCGCTTGTAAACCTTTGCAAGCAGCTCTCCATAATACCTGTGGCGTATACACCATTGGGACTTATATCTGAAGCAAGGCCAGAATTTGCCGGGATAGACGTAATCAAGACAGACCCAAAATTGGGAGAATTAGCTACTAAATATGGCAAGACTAGAGCGCAGATAGCTTTGAGATATTTG aTTCAGCGTGGGATTCCCGTAATACCAAAATCATTTACAAAATCGCGTATCGAAGAGAACATAAACGTTTTTGATTTCGAATTGACAGATAAAGAAATGGAGGTTGTCGACGGGTACAATTTGAACCATCACTGCGTGCCGGGTAAAGGCTTCGAGAAATATACTTATTACCCATTTTAA